One window of Alphaproteobacteria bacterium genomic DNA carries:
- a CDS encoding 4Fe-4S binding protein, whose protein sequence is MKIGGRRVLVCDCAGSMAVDGEAIARACEADAAPRLHYALCRADFAAFEEAVGRGEPLLVACTQEAPLFSEVAEDADIAFLNIRERAGWAREGDSAGAKVAALLAEAAVPQPLTPAVTFESAGEVVVIGRDEQVLAAAERLSGRLSVRLLLAPGVDVMPPLLARFRIHSGQAISASGHLGAFSLVANGYADADPSSRSWLAFGPPRDGATLDADLILDLSGGTPLFPAHATRDGYMRPDPGDPLAVERALFDLADMVGKFDKPRYVAFDGTLCAHSRSRKTGCTRCLDVCPTGAIVPAGDSIAIDAAVCAGCGGCETVCPTGAVAYALPSGETLTDRLRALLTTYRRAGGEAPVLLLHDLAEGEALIAAIARFGDGLPANVLPVALDRTTALAPDVLLAAAAFGAGRVLILVGGRQDEARTGLMQAVSLCEFILQGFGYGAGCIRVMDERSPDGLAVALWEDAETLAYTDFAPLGSKRERIGLALAHLHSHAPRPVDDLALPAGAPFGAVRVDAERCTLCQSCVGACPTGALSDNPDRPQLGFTEALCVQCGLCRTTCPEDVVSLTPRLLFTAAARERVILYEEEPFACTRCGRPFGVVSVVERVLTQLARNPLFAGDEAALNRVRMCEDCRVAVQFEAEAPMAGPNRPLPRTSDD, encoded by the coding sequence ATGAAGATCGGCGGGCGCCGGGTGCTGGTTTGCGATTGCGCCGGCAGCATGGCGGTGGATGGCGAGGCGATCGCGCGCGCTTGCGAAGCTGATGCAGCGCCGCGGCTGCATTACGCGTTGTGCCGTGCCGATTTTGCCGCCTTTGAGGAAGCGGTGGGGCGCGGCGAGCCTTTGCTGGTGGCGTGTACACAAGAGGCACCACTGTTTTCCGAGGTGGCCGAAGATGCTGATATTGCCTTCCTCAACATTCGTGAGCGCGCCGGCTGGGCGCGCGAGGGCGATAGCGCCGGGGCGAAGGTGGCGGCCTTGCTTGCCGAAGCTGCCGTGCCCCAGCCACTGACGCCGGCCGTGACCTTCGAGTCCGCGGGCGAGGTTGTGGTCATCGGCCGGGACGAGCAGGTATTGGCCGCTGCGGAGCGGCTGTCTGGGCGGCTGTCTGTGCGCCTTCTGCTGGCGCCCGGGGTCGATGTGATGCCGCCGCTGCTGGCGCGCTTTCGCATCCACAGTGGGCAGGCGATATCAGCGAGCGGCCATCTCGGTGCCTTCTCACTGGTCGCAAACGGCTATGCAGATGCCGACCCCAGCTCCCGTAGTTGGCTGGCCTTCGGCCCACCTCGAGACGGCGCGACGCTCGACGCCGATCTAATCCTCGACCTGAGTGGTGGCACGCCGCTATTTCCAGCCCATGCCACGCGCGACGGCTATATGCGCCCTGATCCGGGGGATCCGCTGGCGGTCGAGCGCGCTCTGTTTGATCTGGCGGATATGGTGGGCAAGTTCGACAAGCCCCGCTACGTCGCCTTCGATGGCACCCTTTGTGCCCATAGCCGCAGCCGCAAAACGGGTTGCACGCGTTGTCTCGATGTCTGTCCCACCGGCGCCATCGTCCCGGCCGGGGACAGCATCGCCATTGACGCTGCGGTCTGTGCCGGCTGTGGTGGCTGCGAGACCGTCTGCCCGACAGGGGCCGTCGCCTATGCCCTGCCATCCGGCGAGACACTGACGGATCGGCTGCGCGCCTTGCTCACCACCTACCGCCGGGCCGGCGGCGAGGCGCCCGTGCTGCTGCTGCACGACCTCGCCGAGGGCGAGGCCTTGATCGCCGCCATCGCACGCTTCGGAGACGGGCTGCCGGCCAACGTCCTGCCCGTGGCACTCGACAGAACAACCGCATTGGCACCCGACGTTCTGTTGGCAGCTGCTGCTTTCGGGGCAGGGCGGGTGTTGATCCTTGTAGGCGGCCGTCAGGACGAGGCCCGGACTGGGCTCATGCAAGCCGTCTCGCTGTGCGAGTTCATCCTCCAAGGCTTCGGCTATGGCGCCGGGTGCATAAGGGTCATGGATGAGCGCAGCCCGGACGGGCTTGCCGTGGCGTTGTGGGAGGATGCCGAAACCTTGGCTTATACCGATTTCGCACCATTGGGCAGCAAACGAGAGCGTATTGGCTTGGCATTGGCGCATCTGCACTCTCACGCACCCCGGCCAGTGGATGACCTTGCCTTACCGGCCGGCGCTCCGTTTGGCGCTGTTCGCGTCGATGCCGAACGTTGCACGCTGTGCCAGTCCTGTGTCGGTGCCTGTCCGACCGGTGCCCTCTCGGACAATCCTGATCGGCCGCAGCTCGGCTTCACGGAGGCACTGTGCGTTCAATGTGGGCTGTGTCGAACAACCTGCCCGGAGGATGTTGTATCGCTAACACCGCGCCTGCTGTTTACGGCGGCGGCGCGCGAGCGGGTCATTTTGTACGAAGAGGAGCCATTCGCCTGCACTCGTTGCGGGAGGCCTTTCGGTGTGGTCTCGGTCGTCGAGCGCGTGTTGACGCAGCTCGCCAGGAATCCGTTGTTCGCGGGCGACGAGGCGGCACTCAATCGTGTCCGCATGTGTGAGGATTGCCGTGTCGCGGTGCAGTTCGAAGCCGAGGCGCCCATGGCCGGGCCGAACCGACCCTTGCCGCGGACGAGTGACGACTGA
- a CDS encoding formate dehydrogenase accessory sulfurtransferase FdhD, whose product MDSYQLKPIPEAPHLTETVRGVDQSGKAVETRVIVERPLTLFLNAQEIVTMMTIGDYPHYLAVGFLRNQGMLRDDDEISAIEYDEEVDVVVVRTARETDYEDKLKKKTRTSGCAQGTVFGDLMENFEDTCMPQGSLHTSWLYALAKIINTTPSLYLEAGAIHGCVLARENKPLLYMEDVGRHNAVDKVAGYMFTHDVAAADKIFYTTGRLTSEMVIKTVQMGIPILVSRSGFTAWGVELARQANLTLIGRARGKRFVALAGEHRLIFDADPETVAEEPAHVRRKSSQPQDAE is encoded by the coding sequence ATGGACTCTTACCAACTTAAGCCCATTCCCGAGGCTCCCCATCTCACCGAGACCGTCCGCGGTGTCGACCAGAGCGGCAAGGCAGTCGAAACGCGAGTTATCGTCGAGCGCCCGCTCACGCTGTTCCTCAATGCCCAGGAGATCGTCACCATGATGACGATCGGGGATTACCCCCATTACCTGGCGGTCGGCTTCCTGCGCAATCAGGGCATGCTGCGCGACGACGACGAGATCAGCGCCATCGAGTATGATGAGGAGGTCGACGTAGTCGTAGTGCGCACCGCGCGCGAGACCGACTATGAAGACAAGCTCAAAAAGAAGACGCGCACCTCGGGCTGCGCCCAGGGCACCGTGTTCGGCGACCTGATGGAGAATTTTGAAGACACGTGCATGCCGCAAGGCAGCCTGCACACCTCCTGGCTCTACGCCCTAGCCAAGATTATCAACACCACACCGAGCCTCTATCTCGAGGCCGGCGCGATTCACGGCTGTGTCCTGGCGAGAGAAAACAAACCGCTACTCTACATGGAAGATGTCGGCCGCCATAATGCGGTCGACAAGGTCGCCGGCTACATGTTCACCCACGACGTAGCAGCGGCCGACAAGATCTTCTACACCACCGGCCGGCTAACCAGTGAGATGGTCATCAAGACCGTGCAGATGGGCATCCCCATCCTCGTCTCACGCTCAGGCTTCACCGCCTGGGGCGTTGAGCTCGCCCGCCAGGCCAACCTTACCCTGATCGGCCGCGCCCGCGGCAAGCGCTTCGTCGCCCTGGCCGGCGAACACCGCCTCATCTTCGACGCCGACCCGGAGACAGTAGCGGAAGAGCCAGCGCACGTGCGGCGCAAAAGCAGCCAGCCCCAGGATGCCGAGTAG
- the mobA gene encoding molybdenum cofactor guanylyltransferase MobA: MPSSIAGVLLAGGKARRMGGGDKCLCELAGEPLLAHAIARAEPQIATLAINANGDAARFAAFGLPVIADTIANHAGPLAGVLAGMDWAAAHASHVASFATDAPIFPADLVARLAAAIEDGADIACASSNGRVHPVFALWPVVLREDLRHAMQDEGVRKVDIWTARYCLAEVAFEADRYDPFFNANKPDDLARAEDILARIG; encoded by the coding sequence ATGCCGAGTAGTATCGCCGGCGTGCTGCTTGCCGGGGGCAAGGCGCGGCGCATGGGAGGTGGCGACAAGTGTTTGTGCGAGCTGGCTGGCGAGCCCCTGCTCGCCCATGCCATCGCGCGCGCAGAGCCTCAGATCGCGACGCTTGCGATCAATGCCAATGGCGATGCGGCGCGCTTCGCGGCCTTTGGCCTGCCAGTGATTGCCGACACCATCGCCAACCATGCCGGACCGCTAGCCGGTGTCTTGGCGGGGATGGACTGGGCAGCGGCTCATGCCAGCCATGTTGCGAGTTTCGCCACCGATGCACCGATCTTTCCGGCCGATCTCGTAGCGCGCCTCGCCGCTGCCATCGAAGACGGCGCGGATATCGCCTGCGCTAGCTCGAACGGGCGCGTGCATCCGGTCTTCGCGCTCTGGCCGGTGGTCTTGCGCGAAGACCTGCGCCACGCCATGCAGGACGAAGGTGTCCGCAAGGTCGATATCTGGACCGCACGCTATTGCCTGGCCGAGGTCGCTTTCGAGGCAGACCGCTACGATCCTTTCTTCAACGCCAACAAACCCGACGACCTGGCGCGCGCCGAGGACATTCTCGCCCGTATCGGCTAA
- a CDS encoding DUF3305 domain-containing protein, protein MSAPQETMALGVVLERRPIDHPWAVWSWRAVTVIPGAAPLTRPREMRRDGEATLYHVATLPLGLHRKETEGYRVNLSQTLPKVFIGLRPGEAEDQPPLPFVVTACPYEAEDYDVDSDERVEAVAMPPEVTALVGHFIDRHHVDQPFIKRKRKGARHG, encoded by the coding sequence ATGTCCGCCCCACAGGAAACCATGGCGCTCGGCGTGGTGCTGGAGCGCCGACCGATCGATCACCCCTGGGCCGTGTGGTCGTGGCGGGCGGTGACAGTTATTCCAGGGGCGGCGCCACTGACTCGCCCGCGCGAGATGCGCCGCGATGGCGAGGCGACCCTGTACCACGTCGCTACCTTGCCCCTTGGCCTGCACCGCAAGGAGACCGAGGGCTATCGCGTAAACCTCTCGCAAACCCTGCCGAAGGTCTTCATCGGCCTGCGCCCGGGCGAGGCGGAAGACCAGCCGCCACTTCCCTTCGTGGTCACAGCCTGCCCATACGAGGCCGAGGATTACGATGTTGATAGCGACGAGCGCGTGGAGGCCGTGGCCATGCCGCCTGAAGTAACGGCGTTGGTCGGTCACTTCATCGATCGACATCACGTGGACCAGCCTTTCATCAAGCGCAAGCGCAAAGGCGCGCGCCATGGCTGA
- a CDS encoding DUF3306 domain-containing protein, translating to MADDREDERPEEAVEEAAADERSEEEVVAALPPIDELTTDSDFTPFLDRRVPAALRRAALRKLWNSDPIFANLDGLNDYDDDFRTLGVGQMVRTAYEVGKGFVKAVEKIAEEEEPKTAETLPDEDENETKV from the coding sequence ATGGCTGACGACCGCGAAGACGAGCGCCCCGAAGAGGCTGTCGAGGAAGCGGCAGCCGACGAGCGCTCCGAGGAGGAGGTGGTCGCCGCGCTCCCCCCCATCGATGAACTGACGACGGACTCGGACTTCACTCCCTTTCTCGACCGCCGCGTACCCGCGGCGCTGCGCCGTGCCGCGTTGCGTAAGCTGTGGAATAGCGATCCCATATTCGCCAATCTTGATGGCCTTAACGACTACGACGACGATTTTCGCACTCTCGGCGTCGGCCAGATGGTGCGCACCGCCTACGAGGTTGGCAAAGGCTTTGTTAAGGCGGTCGAGAAAATAGCCGAAGAAGAAGAGCCCAAAACCGCAGAGACGCTACCGGACGAAGACGAGAACGAGACCAAGGTCTGA